The Euphorbia lathyris chromosome 2, ddEupLath1.1, whole genome shotgun sequence genome includes a window with the following:
- the LOC136217127 gene encoding hevamine-A-like — translation MASRSATPLALFLVVILTAVVHSRAGGIAIYWGQNGNEGTLAETCASGNYEYVNIAFLPVFGNGQTPQINLASHCDPGSCTGLSSDIKSCQAKGIKVLLSIGGGAGSYALTSTQDARQVATYLWNNFLGGHSSSRPFGPAVLDGIDFDIEGGSSEHYNELASFLSGYSKKGKKVYLAAAPQCPFPDAWIGNALQTGLFDYVWIQFYNNAPCQYSPGSIDNLENSWKQWTSSIHATKIFLGLPAAPAAAGSGFIPVADLNSKVLPAIKNSDKYGGVMLWSKYYDDQTGYSKAIKNHV, via the exons ATGGCATCACGTTCTGCAACCCCACTAGCCCTGTTCTTGGTTGTAATTCTAACAGCAGTGGTGCATTCTAGAGCTGGGGGAATAGCAATCTACTGGGGTCAAAATGGAAATGAAGGAACCCTAGCAGAGACTTGTGCCTCAGGAAACTATGAATATGTAAACATAGCTTTCCTACCGGTTTTCGGGAATGGACAGACTCCGCAAATTAACCTTGCAA GCCACTGTGATCCAGGCAGCTGCACAGGCTTAAGCTCTGATATAAAATCATGCCAAGCCAAAGGCATCAAGGTGTTGCTTTCTATTGGAGGAGGAGCAGGGAGTTACGCTCTTACCTCTACTCAGGATGCAAGGCAAGTTGCTACTTACCTCTGGAATAATTTCCTAGGGGGACACTCTTCATCTCGTCCGTTTGGCCCTGCAGTTCTAGATGGAATCGACTTCGACATCGAAGGAGGATCAAGTGAACATTACAATGAGCTTGCTAGCTTCCTCTCTGGATATAGTAAGAAAGGTAAGAAGGTCTACTTAGCTGCAGCACCTCAATGCCCATTTCCTGATGCTTGGATAGGAAATGCTCTCCAAACCGGTCTTTTCGACTACGTTTGGATTCAATTCTACAACAATGCTCCTTGCCAATATTCTCCGGGAAGTATTGACAACCTTGAAAATTCATGGAAGCAATGGACCTCAAGCATCCATGCTACCAAAATATTTCTGGGATTGCCTGCTGCTCCTGCTGCAGCTGGTAGTGGTTTCATCCCTGTAGCTGATCTAAATTCAAAGGTCCTGCCAGCAATTAAGAATTCTGACAAGTATGGTGGTGTTATGCTTTGGTCCAAGTACTATGATGATCAAACAGGTTACAGTAAAGCCATCAAAAACCATGTCTAA